TGGCAAACCCGGCTGGCATGTGAAACAGCGGATTCCAGTCGCTACCACCAGCTTCCAGCAACAGCACTTTTACCGAAGCATCTTCGCTCAGACGATTGGCGAGAACGCAGCCGGCAGGCCCACCACCCACGATGATATAATCGTAATCCATCGCCTTACCCTTATAATTTTGCAATCGACAGGCCGCCATCGGCATTGATCGCCGAGCCCGTCGCAAAAATGAAATCGCCACCGGCAAGTCCGGCCACAATCGCGCCGACATCGCCCGCCTCTCCCCAGCGCTTCATCGGCACCAGACCGGCTTCAATCAGTCCGTCATAACGCTCAGCAACTTTCGCCGTCATATCGGTGCGGATGATGCCGGGACGGACCTCGAACACGCCGATCCTCGCTTCAGCCAAACGCAATGCCAGTCCTTGCGTGAATGCCGTCAGCCCTGCTTTGCTGATGCAGTAATCAAGCCGCTCGGGCGAGGTCATCACCGACGAAACGGAGCTGATTGTTATAATGCTGCGTGGAAAACGCACCTCGTTCACCGCCACCATGGCCTTCACCACGGCCTGGGTGAAAAACACCGTACCGCGCAGATTCACAT
This sequence is a window from Ochrobactrum quorumnocens. Protein-coding genes within it:
- a CDS encoding 3-ketoacyl-ACP reductase, which gives rise to MNRQRPVALVTGGCRGIGLGIARALAAKGFDLAITDRESDDAVIRELRELGGKVAFFESDLAAVDTHEAAVSAVVSELGGIDCLVNNAGMGSIERGDFLGLKPENFDTIMDVNLRGTVFFTQAVVKAMVAVNEVRFPRSIITISSVSSVMTSPERLDYCISKAGLTAFTQGLALRLAEARIGVFEVRPGIIRTDMTAKVAERYDGLIEAGLVPMKRWGEAGDVGAIVAGLAGGDFIFATGSAINADGGLSIAKL